GCCCAGGCGCCATCCACCTTGACGTGAAGCGCGGCACGATTGGCGCGCTTGATGAAATCGGCGTTCCGGGAACTGGTCGAGGCCATGCCGAGCGGACGATAGAGCTTTTCATCGGCGACCTCCTCCCAGGATTTGCCCGTCGGCCTCGCGGCGGCGACTGCGCCCTCGGTCAGCCCGAAATTGCTGTAGGAGTAGCCGGCGCGAAAGCTCGACGATGGCGGCACGAAGCGCAGGCGGTCAAGGATGGTGGCGCGGTCGTAGCCGATGTCCTCGAGGTCGTCCCCGGCGGTGCCCGGAAGCCCGCTGCGATGGGCGAACAGGTCGCGGATGGTGAGCTCGCTGGTCGGATAGGGATCGGCGAGCCGGAAGCCCGGATCGAGGTCGGCGATCCTGGAATTCCAGGACACGACGCCGTCGCTGACCAGCGCCGCCACGACCGTGGCGGAGACCGGCTTGGAAAGCGAGGCGATCTGGAACACGGTATCGGCGTCGACGGTCTCGGGTTTGCCGGCCTCGCGAAGGCCGAAGCCTTTCAGGAAGACAATCTCGTCGTCGTGAACGACCGCGATAGCGAGACCGGGCACGGCGCCGTCCGCGACTGCGCTCTGCGCCAGCGCCTCGAGCTTCGACAGGGCGACCGTGATCCGTTCGGGCGTGATGGCGTCGGCCGATGCCGCATGGGGCCAAAGCGCCATGATGGCGATGACGGCCCAAACCCTCAAATGACAGAGATTCCAATCAGGCCGCAAGCTCGCGCCTCCCCTCCCTGCATTCACCTTACGATTGTACAGGTCGGCGCTGTAGCGGCCAAGCCCTTCGCCGGAGGGCTCACCTCTCCACGTTCCTGGAGGCGCAAGGCCTGCGCCTGCCCTGATCCCTAAATCTCCGCGTAGATCTCCAGCACGTTCCCGTCGGGATCGCGGAAGAACAGCGTGCGGTGGCCCCAGGGCTGGTCGGTCGGCTCCATCTCGATGGCGACGCCCTTCTCCCGCAGGGCCCTGGCGCATTGGTCGACATCGGCCGGCGCGACGCGGAAGGCGAGCTGCAGCGACAGCGCGCCCGCCGGCGCCGGCGCATCGTCGAACATCACGCCGCGCTTCGTCAGCGCCAGCAGGCAGGAGCCGACCTGGTAGGCGGTCCAGCCCTCGCCCAGGGTCGAATGGACGGGAAAGCCCATAATGTCCTCGTAGAAGCCGCGCATCGCTTTCATGTCGCGGGCGAAGATGACGGTGTAGTCGATGTTCCTGATGTTTTTCAGCGCATTCATTTTTGGATCCTTGGCCAGTCGGCCGCGTCAGGTGCGACCGGTGCGTTGTCATACGCGCTGCTCCATTTATACTGGTAGCCAGGTGGTACAAGATGAGTGGCGCTGCCGGTAGCGCCGCTACCCCTTTCGAGGTACGGGCATGCTGGAACGAGCGGCCGAGGCCGACAGGCGCAAGGAGCTCGGCCGCTTCCTGCGCGCCATGCGCGAGCGGGTGGAACCTTCGCGGCACGGCATCAGCACCGGCACGCGCAGGCGGGCTTCCGGCCTGCTGCGGGAGGAGGTGGCGCTGCTCGCCGGCATCAGCGCCACCTGGTACACGTGGCTGGAACAGGGACGTAACGCCAATCCCTCCGCGCAGGTGCTCAATGCGCTCGCCGATGTTCTGAAGCTCCTGCCGATCGAGCGCGAGCACCTATTCAAGCTCGCGAAGCCGGAATGGCTGCCCGAGGCTTCGCCGGCGGGCAACCCCTCGCCCGAGCCGTGGATAGCCGGCCTGCTTGCGACGCTCTTGCCCAACCCGGCCTATGCGCTGAACCGCGCCTGGGATTTCATCGGCTGGAACGACGAGGCGGCAAGCCTGTTCGGTGGGTTCGACCCGGACGATCCGGCGAAGCGCAACCTGCTCAAGCGGCTCTTCCTCGATCCCGCCTGGCGCCAGCTGTTCGCCGACTGGGAGGTGGTGGCGCGCTCGGCGATCGCGCAGTTCCGCGCGGCGACGGTCGGCTACGCGGCGGCTCCCGACATCCGCGCCGTGCTCGATCCGCTCAGGGCGCTCAGCCCGGAGTTCGCGCAGCAGTGGGCCGAGATGCGGGTGGAAGAGGCGCCGATCTGGTCGAAGGGGCTGGTCGGGCCGTCGGGCGAAGTCGCGACCTATGATTACTTCATGCTGACGCCCGCGGGTGTCGGCAAGGAGATGACGATCAGCCTCTACCGGAAGCGTGTGTAGACAGCTCAGACGCGGATTCCGGAATGGACGCTAACTTGCTGGTTGGGAAGGCTTTGACCGACGAAAGCTTGCGTTCCTTCGCGCCCCCCTCTGTCCTGCCGGACATCTCCCCCACTTGGGGGAGATCGGATGTCTCGCCCGGTTTCGCCAATCTCCAACGTTGCGGGAGGATCGCCGTCAGCGGAACTGCCAATCTCCCTCCCGTGGGGGAGATGTCCGGCAGGACAGAGGGGGGCGCCGTAGAGAGCAACGTCGCTCGCCCGCCAGAATCCCCACCTTCGCCGCAATCGACCCGCGCCGTGTTTTCGGGCAATCTCTCATCAACCCGCGCCATGGGGAGATGGCGTGCCGCCTAGGGAGGATTGCCATGACCGAAATGCCGGCAGCGCTGCCGCGCTATGAGGACGCCGTGCGGCGCTTCCGCATCGAAGACGAGATCGCAAGGCTCGACGGCGATCCGGCGAGCGGCGTCAACGCCTATGTCGAATGCTGCGGCCGCTACACAGGCGAAAACCGGCTGGCGCTGCGCGCGATCTCGGCCGGCGGCGAGTTGCGCGAATTCAGCTTCGACGATCTCGGCGACATGTCGGGCCGCGTCGGCACCGTGCTGAAGGGCCTCGGCGTGCGCCCCGGCGATGTCGTTGCCGGCATGCTGCCGCGCATCCCCGAACTGGTGGCGCTGATCCTCGGCGTGTGGCGCGTCGGCGCGGTCTACCAGCCGCTGTTCACCGCTTTCGGGCCGAAGGCCATCGAGCATCGGCTGAGCTACAGCAATGCGAAGCTGGTGGTGACCAACCCCGCAAACCGCGGCAAGCTCGACGAGGTGGAAAACCATCCGCGCATCGCCACCGTCCTCGCTCCCGGCGACGCCCTGCCCGAGGGCGATATCGATTTCCGCGCAGCAACCGCCGCCGCCTCCCCCGAGTGCGAGCCGGTGATGCGCAATGGCTTGGACCTGTTCATGATGATGTCGACCTCCGGCACGACCGGGCACCCGAAAGGCGTGCCGGTGCCGCTCCGCGCGCTGCTTGCGTTTGGCGCCTATATGCGTGACGCGATCGGGCTGCGCGCCGACGACATCTTCTGGAACATCGCCGATCCCGGCTGGGCCTATGGACTCTACTACGCCATCACCGGGCCGCTCCAGCTCGGCATCGCCACCACCTTCTACGAAGGCGCCTTCAACGCCAGAAGCACCTACGAGATCATCGAACGACTGGGGGTGACCAGTCTCGCCGGCTCGCCCACTGCCTATCGTCTGCTGATGGCGGAAGGGCCAGAGGCGGCCAGCCGCGTCAAGGGCAAGCTGCGCGTGGTGAGCAGCGCCGGCGAGCCGCTCAACCCGGAAGTGATCCGCTGGTTCGACGCCCATCTCGCCGCGCCCATCCACGACCATTACGGCCAGACCGAGAACGGCATGATGGTGAACAACCATCATGGGCTCAGCCATCCTGTCCGCGCGGGCTCGGCCGGCTTCGCCATGCCGGGCTACCGCATGGTGGTGCTGGACGAAGCCGGCAACGAGCTCGGTCCCAACCAGCCGGGCGTGCTGGCGGTCGATATCGCCAGGTCGCCGCTGCGGTGGTTCGACGGCTACCATCAGGCGGAGACGCCGGCCATCGCCGGCGGCTACTATCGCACGGGCGACACGGTGGAATACGAGCCGGACGGCTCGGTCTCCTTCATCGGCCGCGCCGACGACGTCATCACCTCGGCCGGCTACCGCATCGGGCCGTTCGATGTCGAAAGCGCGCTGATCGAGCATCCGGCGGTCAACGAGGCGGCGGTGGTCGGCGTGCCCGACCCGCAGCGCACCGAGATCGTCAAGGCCTTCGTGGTGCTGGCGCCGGCCTACAAGGGCAGCGAGGCACTCGCCGAGGAGCTTGCCCAACATGTCAAGAAGCGGCTCTCGGCGCATTCCTATCCGCGCGAGGTCGAGTTCGTCGCCGAACTGCCGAAGACGCCGAGCGGCAAGATCCAGCGGTTCCTGCTGAGGAAGGCGGAGGTGGAGAAGCGGAAGGGGTGATGAGTGCTGATCTCCCCCCTCGAGGGGGAGATGTCGCCGAAGGCGACAGAGGGGGTCGTCTCACATAGGTCGCCAACCTCTCGCCAAGGAAGGCGTCGGCGCTCCACGCGCGGCGACCCCCTCTGGCCGCTCTGCGGCCATCTCCCCCTCAAGGGGGGAGCTTCGCCGTCGGCTCCCGCCGTCTTTTTTTGGCCCGATCTTGTCTTCAAATGTGCGTCTGTCATTGGGTAGAACGCAGCGCGGGGGTTGCATCATGCGGTTGATATGGACGCTTCTGTTCGCGCTCGCGGGCGGCACGGCTTTCGCGGCCTCGCCTGAGGACGACTATATCGCCGCGCGCGACAAGGCGATTTCCGACATCGCGACACTGGAGAGCTCGAACGCTCAAGTGGAAGCGCTCGATGCCGCGAATACCAAGGCGCAGGCCGATCTCGAAAAGCGTCTTTCGGCCATTCTCGGACCGCTTTCGGTCAAGGATTTTCCGGCAACCGGCACCATCAATCTGGAAAGCCTGAGCGCCTCCGATATCGGCTTCGGCATGCTCGACGGGCTGCGTTACGCCAAGAGCGACGAAGGCCCGAGCATCGTGGCGACGACGCGGGGGCTCGCCGACCGCTGGCTGCAGTCCAGGGCCGACGGGGACGATGAAAGCCTCAGGCTGCCCACCAGCCTCGACGAGGCGCTGAAGCTCGACGGCTTCTACACCCAGGCGATCGGCGCCGATGCCGCCTTCGTGAAGACGCTCGACTTTCCGCTGAAGAAACCGGAAGGCGCCGATATCGCCGTCGCCCGGCTCGGCGGCTGGACGCAGGATGTCGGGCCTATCTACGACCAGCAGGTCGTCATCGCGGTCGTCAAGGGCGACCGCGTGCTGATCGCCGAGGCGCCCGCATCACCGCCCGTGCCGAAGATCGCGGCCTGCGAAGCCATTTGGACCACGGCGGACGCGACCGCCCAGAAATTCCAGGAGACCTATCAGGGCTCGGACCTCAAGGACCAGCAGGCCTATGATTCCGCCAATGCCGCCTGGGAAAAAGGCGACGGCGACTATCGCGCCTGCATGGCCGCGCGCCTGCCGGGCGATCCGGCCTTCCCGGCGCTGCTTGCCGAGGCGCAGCAGCTTGCCGACCATATGGCCGGCAAGTAAGGGCTTACCGGCCTTCAGCTCGCGTTGGCACGCATGCTACGCCGGTTGTTGCGCCGCGCGGTCGGGCGCGCGGCCTCCGCGATGATGCCGTTGGTTATGGGCACGACGTCCTTGCGCGACCTGGCATCCGTCACCCTGTGCAGCCGCTCGTAGGGCAGCAGCTCCTGGATGCGGGCATTGAGCGTCACGATCTCGGCGCGCAGATCCTCGCATTCCTGCTTCTGGATATCGAGCTGGATCTGCTCGGACGCCTGCTGCAGGGAAAGCTGCGAGAGATTTGTGCTGACCACCGACAGGTTCTTCTTGTCCATTTCGCTCTCGTTCCTGAGAACCGCCAGCCGTTCCTCCGCGATCTGCCGTTCGGTCACGGCATCGTTCAACTGCGCCCTGAGCCTCGTCATCTCGGCCGCGGCTTCGGTCTTGTCGTTCGAGGCCTGCTCCAGCCGCGATTGCAGCTCCTGGATCTCGGAACGCAATCCGCGCATCTCCGCCTGGCTCCGCGCCAGCTCGGCCGCCCCGTCGCTTTCGGCGATGCGGGCTGCCTCGGCCACTTCGGCAAGCTTGGCCTGCGTCGCCTCCAGCGACTTCTGCAGCCGAGCCTCCTCCTTTTCGTGGCTGCCGATCTGGGCCATCAGCTCGGCAATGCGCGCGGTTTCGTTGGCGTGGGTCGCCGAGAACTCGTCGAACTTGTGCCGGGCCTCCGCCTCGCGCTTTTGCGCCTGCTCCAGGTCGACCGAAAGACCGACCTGCTTTTCGCGCAGCAGCTTGTTCTCGGCGGCACGCTTGTCGGCTTCGACGGTCTTGGCCGTCAGCGTCTTGACGATCTCGCCGAATTCCGCCTCGCGCCTGGCGCTCTCGTTGCCCATCTCGACCAGCTCGAGCCGCACCGCCGCAAGCGCCTCGCGCAGCGCCTCCCGGTCCTGTACCAGGCTTGCCTCGCGCTGCTGCCAGGCCTCGGCCGCGCCGTCGCGTTCGCGCTGCTTCCTGGCGGCATCGAGCAGTTGTTCCGACATGGTCTTGTGCTCGGCGCTCAGAGCGGCGTTCGCCAGCTCCAGCTCGTTGGCGCGCAGCGCGTCGCGATGCAGGACATTCAGGATGTCGCGCGTCATCTGATGCGCGGTGGCGATTTCCGCCAGCCTCGCCTCGATCTCCTCCAGATGGCCCTGTCCGTCGCGGAAAAGCCCGGAGACCGCTTCCAGCGCGGCCAGCCGCGTCTGGGTATGCGGCGTCAGCCGCGAGGCCACCGCCTCGGGCTGGCTCTCGGTCGGAGGATCCTCATCGCCCGGCGCCGGATCGGCGACCATGTCGTCCTCACTCGACGTCTGTTCGTCAGCCGCAAGACATTCCTCGAAAGCTTCCGCCAAATCCGACTGAAGCTCTTGAAATTCCTTGTCTACGTTTTCGGCCCGCTTGATCAGGGATTTGAAATTCATAACGGCACACCTCTTACGCTCACACCCGCCGTATTAATTAACGAATTGCTAATCTAGCCCTTTGCATTCCGTACGGGAACCCTCTCCAAAAGACGGAAGAAATTAAGGTTATCGCACCTTTCCAGAGGCTTGCGCGATGTTCCGCCAGCGACATCTGCGCCAAGCGCGGTAAGTGGTTCCAGTGGAGCAGCGTTCGGCGGAACGACATCGACGCGCGTTGCATGGCAGTGCCAGCCCGGCTCGCGTAAGAGGCAATCATCCCACGCTGTCGTCAGCACCCGCGCCAGCGTCGGCCGTTCCGTATGGCGGGGGTTGTTGCCATCAGTCCAACCCCCGCGCCGTAATATCAGCTCTTGATTTCGATACGCTTGGCCTGCGACTGCGCCTTCGCGGTCTTGGGCAGCGTAACCGTCAGCACACCGTTCTTGAAGCGAGCATCGATCTTGTCTTCTTCGATCTCATAGCCCAGCGGGATGCGACGCTCGAAGCGACCATAGACGCGCTCCGAGAACTGCCGTTCCTTGTCCAACGTCTCAGAGCGCTTTTCGCCCTTCAGCGTCAGCACGCCGTCATCGAGCAGGACCTCGATGTCCTGCTCCTCCAGGCCTGGCACTTCGGCCGCCACCCTGATCTCCTTCTCGTTGTCGGAGATCTCGACGCTCGGCCAGCCGCCACCGAGGGCCGAGACGCCGCCCAGCGACGGGATGCCGGGGCCGAAGCCGCGGAAGACGTCGTCGAACAGCCGATTCACCTCGCGATGCAGCGACAGGAACGGATCGCGTTCGCCATCACGAAAGACACTCGGTAGCTGGTTGCCATTGCTTCGGCCCCAGGGAATCAGATCACGGACACTCATTGCTTTCCTCCTTTCCGTTCGTCCGGAAGACAATGCCTCAAGCGCCGGGACACATCACCCCGGCGCTCCGCACGTAGCGCCGAGAAGAGGCCTCAGGCGGCCTGTTTCTCTTCGATCTTTTTCGTCGCGGCTTTCGGCACTGCCTTGTCCGCCGCGATGTCGATCCGGCGAGGCTTCATTTCTTCCGGAATCTCGCGCTTGAGATCGATCGTGAGTAGGCCGTTGACGAGGCTGGCACCGACGACCTTGACATGGTCGGCAAGCTCGAAGCGGCGCTGAAACGCGCGGCCGGCAATGCCGCGATGCAGGTACTCACCTTTGTCTTCGCCTGCCTTCTGACCAGAAACCATGAGCATATTCTGCTCCTGGGTAATGGCCAGTTCATCCTGGCTGAAGCCCGCCACCGCCATGGTGATGCGATAGTCGTCTTCGCTTGTCTTAGCGATGTCGTAGGGTGGCCAGTTATCGGCGGTTTCGATACGGCTTGCCGTCTCGAGCGCACTCAGCATTCGATCAAAGCCGATGCTCGACCGGAACAGGGGAGAGAAGTCGAAACTGTTTCTCATAGCTACATCCTCCATTGAGCAACATAGATACGAGGAGCGCCAAGGACGCGGCGCTCCTTGACCTTGCCGGCCTATTGCAAGCGCCGGCGAAAATCGATTTGGGAATTGATTTCCCTTGCGTCAAGGGGCCTGAGCCGTTCAGCTTTGCACCAAGAACCTGCGCCCGGGACCCGCCTTCAATGCATGGCAATAGCCCATCTAAGGGTCTTACAGGGCGATGGTGGGCGGCGCGCACGAAGAAGTGCAGCGCCCTCGCAGCGCCCTCAAAGCCGCATAGTCATCGTAGAAGATGTCATGCATCCAGGCGGTCAATAATTTGCCGACGGTTACCCGTGCGCGTCGACTGCGCGGCCGCGGCGTCCAGTTGGCATAGCGCATTCATGATCTGATCGAAGGAGACCGGCAGATCGCTTCCCGGAGCCAGCCGCAACGCCGGGACGGATTCAACGGCACAGGCATCCGAAGCCCAGGACGACAGGATTGCCCGCTTTTCCTGAAGGTCAAGGGTGTCGTCCTTCACGACCTCGTCGGGGTGCTTGAAATGCCTTGCCGGCGACAGCAGCCGGTCCAACGCAAGGTCACATGTTTCGGGAACAAGAGAAGGGATTATCGGCGAGACATCCTGTCGGTTCATCTGGTCCTCCGTCTTCCAAAACTCCTTTCGACAGCTTCAGCTTCAATGCGCAGAGGGCGCTCGAATGATTTTGTTCCGCCTTCCGGAAAATTCAAGCGGAGAAGCACCGTACCCGTTCTGATTAGGCTCATGTTTTCATGGCATTAGCACTCGCATGGCGTGAGTGCTAAAAATTTTTTCGCGGCCTCTTGAAAAACCAGAAAGGGCAAAACCACATCCACATGCGCGCGATGCCGAAAGGATCGCGAGCCCTGCTCCGGTCCTTCCGGTCCGGAGTGGAGGAACCTCTCAAAATCTGTTTGTCCCGAAGGAGAACGATATGAAGTTCCATCCATTGCATGACCGTGTTCTGGTCCGCCGCGTCGAGGCAGAGGAGAAGACGGCCGGCGGCATCATCATCCCCGACACAGCCAAGGAAAAACCGCAGCAAGGCGAGATCATCGCCGTCGGTCCCGGCGCCCGCGACGAAAGCGGCAAGCTCGTCGCCCTCGACGTCAAGGTCGGCGACCGCATCCTGTTCGGTAAGTGGACCGGCACCGAGATCAAACTCGACGGCGAAGACCTGCTCATCATGAAGGAAAGCGACGTGATGGGTGTGATCGAACAGACATCCGCGCTCGGAAAAGCGGCCTGAGCCGGCCCAACTCTATCCGGTCAACGAAAGCTGCCTGCTGAAGGAGTGTTCCAATGGCTGCCAAGGAAGTGAAGTTCCATTCCGACGCCCGTGAGCGCATGCTGCGCGGCGTCAACATCCTCGCCGACGCGGTAAAGGTGACCCTCGGCCCCAAGGGTCGCAACGTCGTCATCGACAAGTCGTTCGGCGCCCCACGCATCACCAAGGACGGCGTCACCGTCGCGAAGGAAATCGAGCTCGAGGACAAGTTCGAGAACATGGGCGCGCAGATGGTGCGCGAGGTTGCATCGAAGACCAGCGACATTGCCGGCGACGGCACGACCACCGCGACCGTTCTCGCCCAGGCCATCGTCAAGGAAGGCGCCAAGGCCGTTGCCTCGGGCGTGAATCCCATGGATCTGAAACGCGGCATCGACAAAGCAGTCGAGGCTGTTGTCCAGGAGTTGAAGACCAACGCCCGCAAGGTGACCAGAAATGACGAGATCGCCCAGGTCGGCACGATTTCGGCCAATGGCGATGCCGAGATCGGCCGCTTCCTAGCCGAAGCGATGCAGAAGGTCGGCAACGAAGGCGTCATCACCGTCGAGGAAGCCAAGACCGCCGACACCGAGTTGGAAGTCGTCGAAGGCATGCAGTTCGATCGTGGCTATCTCAGTCCGTATTTCATCACCAATCAGGACAAGATGCGCGTCGAGCTGGAAGAGCCTTATGTGCTGATCCACGAGAAGAAGCTCTCAAATCTGCAGGCCCTGCTCCCGGTGCTGGAGGCGGTGGTGCAGTCCGGCAAGCCCCTGCTGATCATCGCAGAGGATGTCGAGGGCGAGGCGCTGGCGACGCTGGTGGTCAACAAGCTGCGCGGCGGCCTCAAGGTCGCGGCCGTCAAGGCTCCGGGCTTCGGTGATCGCCGCAAGGCCATGCTGGAAGACATCGCCATCCTCACGGGCGGCACCGCCATCAGCGAGGATCTTGGCATCAAACTGGAGAACGTCACGCTGGAAATGCTCGGTCGAGCCAAGAAGGTAGTGGTCGAAAAGGAGAACACCACGATCGTCGACGGCGCCGGCAAGAAGGAGGAGATCCAGGGTCGCGTTACGCAGATCAAGGCGCAAATCGAGGAGACCACCTCGGACTACGATCGCGAGAAGCTGCAGGAGCGTCTGGCCAAGCTTGCCGGTGGCGTCGCGGTGATCCGCGTCGGCGGCTCGACGGAGGTCGAGGTCAAGGAGCGCAAGGATCGCGTCGACGATGCCATGCATGCGACCCGCGCCGCGGTC
The window above is part of the Mesorhizobium sp. WSM4904 genome. Proteins encoded here:
- a CDS encoding helix-turn-helix transcriptional regulator, which encodes MLERAAEADRRKELGRFLRAMRERVEPSRHGISTGTRRRASGLLREEVALLAGISATWYTWLEQGRNANPSAQVLNALADVLKLLPIEREHLFKLAKPEWLPEASPAGNPSPEPWIAGLLATLLPNPAYALNRAWDFIGWNDEAASLFGGFDPDDPAKRNLLKRLFLDPAWRQLFADWEVVARSAIAQFRAATVGYAAAPDIRAVLDPLRALSPEFAQQWAEMRVEEAPIWSKGLVGPSGEVATYDYFMLTPAGVGKEMTISLYRKRV
- the groL gene encoding chaperonin GroEL (60 kDa chaperone family; promotes refolding of misfolded polypeptides especially under stressful conditions; forms two stacked rings of heptamers to form a barrel-shaped 14mer; ends can be capped by GroES; misfolded proteins enter the barrel where they are refolded when GroES binds), whose translation is MAAKEVKFHSDARERMLRGVNILADAVKVTLGPKGRNVVIDKSFGAPRITKDGVTVAKEIELEDKFENMGAQMVREVASKTSDIAGDGTTTATVLAQAIVKEGAKAVASGVNPMDLKRGIDKAVEAVVQELKTNARKVTRNDEIAQVGTISANGDAEIGRFLAEAMQKVGNEGVITVEEAKTADTELEVVEGMQFDRGYLSPYFITNQDKMRVELEEPYVLIHEKKLSNLQALLPVLEAVVQSGKPLLIIAEDVEGEALATLVVNKLRGGLKVAAVKAPGFGDRRKAMLEDIAILTGGTAISEDLGIKLENVTLEMLGRAKKVVVEKENTTIVDGAGKKEEIQGRVTQIKAQIEETTSDYDREKLQERLAKLAGGVAVIRVGGSTEVEVKERKDRVDDAMHATRAAVEEGILPGGGVALLRAAKALDAVAVDNPDQRYGVDIVRRAIEAPARQIAENSGAEGSIIVGKLREKTDFAYGWNAQTGQYGDLYSQGVIDPAKVVRTALQDAASVAGLLVTTEAMVAEKPKKEAAPAMPAGAGMDF
- a CDS encoding VOC family protein — its product is MNALKNIRNIDYTVIFARDMKAMRGFYEDIMGFPVHSTLGEGWTAYQVGSCLLALTKRGVMFDDAPAPAGALSLQLAFRVAPADVDQCARALREKGVAIEMEPTDQPWGHRTLFFRDPDGNVLEIYAEI
- a CDS encoding Hsp20 family protein, with amino-acid sequence MRNSFDFSPLFRSSIGFDRMLSALETASRIETADNWPPYDIAKTSEDDYRITMAVAGFSQDELAITQEQNMLMVSGQKAGEDKGEYLHRGIAGRAFQRRFELADHVKVVGASLVNGLLTIDLKREIPEEMKPRRIDIAADKAVPKAATKKIEEKQAA
- a CDS encoding Hsp20/alpha crystallin family protein, translating into MSVRDLIPWGRSNGNQLPSVFRDGERDPFLSLHREVNRLFDDVFRGFGPGIPSLGGVSALGGGWPSVEISDNEKEIRVAAEVPGLEEQDIEVLLDDGVLTLKGEKRSETLDKERQFSERVYGRFERRIPLGYEIEEDKIDARFKNGVLTVTLPKTAKAQSQAKRIEIKS
- a CDS encoding acyl-CoA synthetase, giving the protein MTEMPAALPRYEDAVRRFRIEDEIARLDGDPASGVNAYVECCGRYTGENRLALRAISAGGELREFSFDDLGDMSGRVGTVLKGLGVRPGDVVAGMLPRIPELVALILGVWRVGAVYQPLFTAFGPKAIEHRLSYSNAKLVVTNPANRGKLDEVENHPRIATVLAPGDALPEGDIDFRAATAAASPECEPVMRNGLDLFMMMSTSGTTGHPKGVPVPLRALLAFGAYMRDAIGLRADDIFWNIADPGWAYGLYYAITGPLQLGIATTFYEGAFNARSTYEIIERLGVTSLAGSPTAYRLLMAEGPEAASRVKGKLRVVSSAGEPLNPEVIRWFDAHLAAPIHDHYGQTENGMMVNNHHGLSHPVRAGSAGFAMPGYRMVVLDEAGNELGPNQPGVLAVDIARSPLRWFDGYHQAETPAIAGGYYRTGDTVEYEPDGSVSFIGRADDVITSAGYRIGPFDVESALIEHPAVNEAAVVGVPDPQRTEIVKAFVVLAPAYKGSEALAEELAQHVKKRLSAHSYPREVEFVAELPKTPSGKIQRFLLRKAEVEKRKG
- the groES gene encoding co-chaperone GroES, encoding MKFHPLHDRVLVRRVEAEEKTAGGIIIPDTAKEKPQQGEIIAVGPGARDESGKLVALDVKVGDRILFGKWTGTEIKLDGEDLLIMKESDVMGVIEQTSALGKAA